The [Eubacterium] siraeum genome contains a region encoding:
- a CDS encoding proline--tRNA ligase encodes MKLEKLVGDRFKERPSDCQIDSHAIMVRGGYIKYMANGIFSSYAPTKRITKKIEQIIREEMDKIDGQEVQFPVVMPASLWQESGRYESIGSELLRFTDRNRMPMVLGMTHEEAAVHLVREYGKSYTKYPFMIYQIQTKFRDEARPRGGLIRVREFTMKDAYSFHTSQEDLEQYYDKCHKAYENIFRRAGVPEVISVKSDSGMMGGSISHEFMLLTPVGEDTIASCHECGFNANMEAADSIIENTRDEVSAPMELVHTPNIHTIEEICDFLHTPKEKSCKAVVYQRNADDSYVVVFTRGDIDVNETKLRNFLGCEIHPAVITEECGLNAGYIGPVGLPENMTVLFDTSLQNTNNLSCGANKEEYHYTGLDIDRDCANVEYHDFAKILDGGICPNCHKHSISISRGIEVGNIFQLGTKYTKTMGMTYLDSNGEEKTPIMGCYGIGVGRLAASVCEAHHDDYGPIWPMPIAPWQVHICAVRSDDADVKACADKLYDTLQNAGAEVIYDDRQVSAGVMFSDADLLGVPLRVVVSPRNLKDNCCEISARDKSFSYKVPVEETADKVQELIKELMAKFND; translated from the coding sequence ATGAAGCTTGAAAAACTGGTCGGCGACCGTTTTAAGGAAAGACCCTCGGACTGTCAGATTGACAGCCACGCAATTATGGTGAGAGGCGGCTATATCAAGTATATGGCTAACGGCATCTTCTCGTCATACGCACCCACTAAGAGGATAACAAAGAAGATCGAACAGATCATCAGAGAAGAAATGGACAAGATAGACGGACAGGAAGTACAGTTTCCTGTTGTTATGCCCGCTTCACTCTGGCAGGAGTCAGGCAGATACGAAAGCATCGGCAGTGAGCTTTTACGTTTCACAGACCGCAACAGAATGCCTATGGTACTCGGTATGACGCACGAGGAAGCCGCTGTGCATCTCGTGCGTGAATACGGCAAGAGCTACACGAAGTACCCCTTCATGATTTATCAGATACAGACAAAGTTCCGTGATGAAGCACGTCCCAGAGGCGGTCTTATCAGAGTCCGTGAGTTCACTATGAAGGACGCTTACTCATTCCACACATCGCAGGAAGATCTTGAGCAGTATTACGATAAGTGCCACAAGGCTTATGAAAACATATTCAGACGTGCAGGTGTTCCCGAGGTAATCTCGGTCAAGTCCGATTCGGGTATGATGGGCGGCAGTATTTCGCACGAATTCATGCTCCTTACACCCGTAGGCGAGGATACAATAGCAAGCTGTCACGAATGTGGTTTCAATGCGAATATGGAAGCCGCAGACAGCATTATCGAGAACACAAGAGATGAAGTTTCCGCACCTATGGAGCTTGTTCATACTCCGAATATCCATACGATAGAAGAAATATGCGACTTTTTGCACACTCCCAAGGAAAAGAGCTGTAAGGCTGTCGTATATCAGAGAAACGCAGACGACAGCTATGTTGTCGTATTCACAAGAGGCGATATAGACGTAAACGAAACAAAGCTCCGCAACTTCTTAGGCTGTGAAATTCACCCTGCCGTAATCACAGAAGAATGTGGTCTTAACGCAGGATATATCGGACCTGTCGGTCTTCCCGAAAATATGACCGTTCTGTTTGATACTTCACTTCAGAATACAAACAACCTTTCTTGCGGCGCAAATAAGGAAGAATATCACTACACGGGGCTTGACATTGACCGTGATTGTGCAAATGTTGAATATCACGACTTTGCAAAGATTCTTGACGGCGGCATCTGCCCCAATTGCCACAAGCACTCAATTTCTATTTCAAGAGGTATCGAGGTCGGAAACATATTCCAGCTCGGTACAAAGTACACAAAGACTATGGGTATGACCTACCTTGACAGCAACGGCGAGGAAAAGACACCTATTATGGGCTGTTACGGTATCGGCGTCGGCAGACTTGCGGCTTCGGTATGCGAGGCGCACCACGATGATTACGGTCCTATCTGGCCTATGCCTATTGCACCTTGGCAGGTTCATATCTGCGCTGTACGTTCAGATGACGCAGATGTTAAGGCTTGTGCAGATAAGCTGTATGACACTTTACAGAACGCAGGTGCCGAGGTTATCTATGATGACAGACAGGTAAGCGCAGGCGTTATGTTCTCTGACGCAGACCTTCTCGGCGTACCGCTGAGAGTTGTTGTAAGCCCCAGAAACCTGAAGGATAACTGCTGTGAGATTTCTGCAAGGGATAAGAGCTTCTCATATAAAGTTCCCGTTGAGGAAACCGCAGACAAGGTTCAGGAGCTTATAAAAGAGCTTATGGCTAAGTTCAATGACTGA
- a CDS encoding flavodoxin gives MKTAVVYWSGTGNTEAMAGSVAEGAKSAGAEVSVFTAADFSADMVDQFDSIAFGCPSMGSEQLEDSEFEPMFNACEAKLSGKKVGLFGSYGWGDGEWMRNWEEQCIADGAVMAGEGVICNEAPDDTATEQCVALGKALAS, from the coding sequence ATGAAAACAGCAGTAGTATATTGGAGCGGAACAGGCAACACTGAGGCTATGGCAGGCTCGGTTGCAGAGGGCGCAAAGAGCGCAGGCGCAGAGGTAAGCGTATTTACAGCGGCCGACTTCTCTGCGGATATGGTAGATCAGTTTGATTCTATCGCTTTCGGTTGTCCCTCAATGGGCAGTGAACAGCTTGAGGACAGTGAGTTCGAGCCTATGTTCAACGCTTGTGAAGCAAAGCTTTCAGGCAAGAAGGTAGGACTTTTCGGTTCTTACGGCTGGGGCGACGGCGAATGGATGAGAAACTGGGAGGAACAGTGCATCGCTGACGGCGCAGTTATGGCAGGCGAAGGCGTTATCTGCAACGAAGCTCCCGATGACACAGCTACCGAGCAGTGCGTTGCTCTCGGTAAGGCACTTGCATCATAA
- a CDS encoding DUF3793 family protein: MNGYCFEQYLIDNCSPTLASLKTANLFNYRYSSTDELNKAVERWNKELSGKGITVTVLRKRENTALIYVYRAKCLAKDFSRPGVERFMKCHGYENTDIDLCLKVLGGKLAKSDLFPHEIGLFLGYPLGDVIGFIDNEGKNSRCTGCWKVYCNECEAMRTFARFDKCRAVYQKMWANGRSIVQLTVA, translated from the coding sequence ATGAACGGATACTGTTTTGAACAATATCTGATTGACAACTGCTCCCCTACTCTTGCATCGCTAAAGACAGCGAATCTTTTCAATTACAGATACAGCAGTACGGATGAGCTTAACAAGGCTGTAGAGCGTTGGAACAAGGAACTGTCCGGCAAGGGAATTACCGTAACGGTTCTGAGAAAGCGTGAGAACACGGCACTTATATATGTATACAGGGCAAAATGTCTTGCTAAGGATTTCAGCCGACCGGGCGTTGAGCGTTTTATGAAATGTCACGGATACGAGAATACAGATATTGATTTGTGCCTTAAGGTACTTGGCGGCAAGCTGGCGAAAAGCGATTTATTTCCGCATGAGATAGGGCTGTTCTTAGGTTATCCGCTTGGAGATGTTATCGGATTTATTGATAACGAGGGAAAAAACAGCAGATGCACGGGCTGTTGGAAGGTATACTGCAACGAGTGCGAGGCTATGCGCACCTTTGCGAGATTTGACAAGTGCAGAGCTGTCTACCAAAAGATGTGGGCAAACGGCAGGAGTATCGTGCAACTTACGGTTGCATAA
- a CDS encoding DUF2325 domain-containing protein — MSVVIIGGNERMETRYADICKAYGYDKAKVFVKENSSLKKKVGTPDLLILFTNTVSHKMMLSATQEAKRNSVPVARVHSSSVVALSQLLAERSASL, encoded by the coding sequence ATGAGCGTAGTAATAATCGGCGGTAACGAGCGCATGGAAACACGCTATGCGGATATATGCAAGGCTTACGGTTACGATAAGGCTAAAGTCTTTGTAAAGGAAAACAGCTCGCTTAAAAAGAAGGTCGGCACTCCCGATTTACTGATACTGTTTACAAATACTGTATCGCACAAGATGATGCTGAGTGCAACACAGGAGGCAAAGCGCAACAGTGTTCCTGTGGCAAGAGTACACTCAAGCAGTGTGGTTGCTTTATCACAGCTTTTAGCGGAAAGAAGTGCATCATTATGA
- a CDS encoding LysR family transcriptional regulator — protein MNTTQLECFLAVAETLNFSKAAEMVNISQPAVSHQISSLEAELGVRLFLRTNKSVQLTKEGLIFIGDAETIVRTAMNSIHRLSTNVKEKKRTVAIGVHNQYELDAAVPVMNIIGKMYPNFEPEITMMPFKSLDNLLEENKLQIIFAIKAENEAAKAECFTALCECPVMLICRKDDELSGRKSININDINGRRVILIKRHKCPDAAMEGYMKLGLPNNSNVLLADGCEAAFAMAKAGLGVTAFPMMPCMNDSELEYIRIDGLAPVLLGLYSKKLIKGEPAFEFVTEAKKFYKNYRCPIDKTKTV, from the coding sequence ATGAATACTACTCAGCTTGAATGCTTTCTTGCGGTTGCGGAAACCCTCAATTTTTCAAAAGCGGCAGAAATGGTGAATATAAGCCAGCCTGCCGTCAGCCATCAGATTTCATCGCTTGAGGCGGAGCTTGGGGTGCGGTTATTTCTGAGAACGAACAAAAGCGTTCAGCTTACAAAAGAGGGACTGATTTTTATAGGCGATGCGGAAACGATAGTCAGGACGGCGATGAATTCCATACATCGTCTGAGTACCAATGTTAAGGAGAAAAAACGGACAGTAGCTATCGGTGTTCATAATCAGTACGAGCTTGATGCGGCTGTACCGGTGATGAACATTATCGGGAAGATGTATCCGAATTTTGAGCCGGAGATTACTATGATGCCATTCAAATCGCTTGATAATCTGCTTGAGGAAAACAAGTTGCAGATCATATTCGCTATCAAGGCTGAAAACGAAGCCGCAAAAGCAGAGTGCTTTACTGCACTGTGTGAGTGTCCGGTTATGCTGATATGCCGGAAAGACGATGAACTGAGCGGAAGAAAAAGCATAAATATAAACGATATAAACGGCAGACGTGTTATACTTATTAAAAGGCACAAGTGTCCCGATGCGGCAATGGAAGGGTATATGAAGCTCGGTCTGCCGAATAACAGCAACGTACTGCTTGCGGACGGGTGCGAGGCAGCTTTTGCTATGGCGAAGGCAGGGCTTGGGGTAACCGCTTTTCCGATGATGCCGTGTATGAATGACAGCGAACTTGAATATATCCGCATCGACGGATTGGCACCGGTGTTATTGGGGCTGTATTCAAAGAAACTGATAAAAGGCGAGCCTGCTTTTGAATTTGTTACAGAGGCAAAAAAATTCTATAAAAATTACCGATGTCCTATTGACAAAACGAAAACCGTATGA
- a CDS encoding MarR family transcriptional regulator — MNETDIQAIMIDNKTINQRIENSLNVIFADIDITAAQGRVLMYIANSPDKDIFAADLHKHLCISKPSVSALIKKLRKSGYISCTGCESDERYKNLTATNKGRQTAGLISCHMRNIEQAAFRSFTDSELDEFMRLQKKLLNNIDNINTDNLKQKG, encoded by the coding sequence ATGAATGAAACCGACATTCAGGCGATAATGATTGATAACAAGACCATAAATCAGCGTATCGAAAACAGCCTGAACGTGATTTTTGCCGATATTGACATTACTGCGGCACAGGGCAGAGTGCTTATGTATATTGCAAATTCCCCCGATAAAGATATATTCGCCGCCGACTTGCATAAACATCTTTGCATCTCAAAGCCTTCGGTTTCCGCACTTATTAAAAAGCTGAGAAAATCGGGATATATAAGCTGTACAGGCTGTGAAAGCGATGAACGCTACAAGAATCTAACAGCAACAAATAAGGGCAGACAAACAGCAGGACTTATATCCTGTCACATGAGGAATATAGAGCAGGCGGCATTCCGCAGTTTTACAGATTCCGAGCTGGATGAATTCATGCGGCTTCAGAAAAAGCTGCTGAACAATATAGACAACATAAATACAGATAACTTGAAACAGAAAGGATGA
- a CDS encoding ABC transporter ATP-binding protein/permease: MKELLKQVKQYKKDSILAPVYSALEVVMEVIIPFVMALLIDEGVEKGNMNKIQLYGIIMIVLAMISLFAGMMAGKYAASASSGFACNLREAMYRNIQRFSFSNIDKFSTAGLVTRMTTDVTNVQNAYQMIIRIAVRAPLMLISSMVMCFVVNADMSFIFLGAIVFLAAVLVIIMLRAMKIFNVAFTKYDDLNASVQENISGIRVVKSYVREDYENEKFKKASGNLYNMFKKAESTLAFNNPVMMLVIYACIMAICWFGAKFIVVDKTLQIGELTSLFSYVMGSLMSLMMLSMIFVMITMSVASMRRITEVLREQPDLAEPFAPVELMSNGSIDFDNVHFRYHKTSEEEVLTDINLHIKSGETIGIIGGTGCGKTSLVNLISRLYDVQQGSVKVGGVDVKDYDMKFLRDQVSVVLQKNVLFSGTILDNLRWGNENATEEECIEACKWACADEFIERFPDKYNTVIERGGTNVSGGQKQRICIARALLKKPAVLILDDSTSAVDTATDAKIRAAFQKCIPGTTKIIIAQRVSSVQDADRIVVLDDGRINGVGTHDELVANNEIYRDIYESQTKDGGDFDRPRN, translated from the coding sequence GTGAAAGAGCTTCTCAAACAGGTAAAGCAGTACAAGAAGGATTCTATATTAGCTCCCGTCTATTCGGCACTTGAGGTTGTTATGGAGGTAATAATCCCTTTCGTAATGGCGTTGCTGATCGACGAAGGCGTAGAGAAAGGCAATATGAACAAGATACAGCTTTACGGAATAATTATGATAGTCCTCGCTATGATAAGTCTTTTTGCAGGAATGATGGCAGGCAAATATGCCGCAAGCGCATCATCGGGCTTTGCCTGTAATTTAAGAGAGGCGATGTACCGTAACATACAGCGCTTCTCGTTTTCAAACATAGACAAGTTCAGTACAGCAGGACTTGTTACCCGTATGACGACCGATGTAACAAACGTTCAGAACGCATATCAGATGATAATAAGAATAGCCGTGAGAGCGCCTCTTATGCTGATAAGCAGTATGGTTATGTGCTTTGTGGTAAATGCGGATATGAGCTTTATATTCCTCGGTGCTATAGTTTTCCTTGCGGCAGTTCTTGTGATAATTATGCTCAGGGCGATGAAGATTTTCAATGTGGCATTCACAAAATATGATGACCTTAACGCAAGCGTACAGGAGAATATCTCAGGCATCAGAGTGGTGAAATCGTACGTCCGTGAGGATTATGAGAACGAAAAGTTCAAGAAAGCCTCCGGCAATCTTTACAATATGTTCAAAAAAGCCGAAAGCACCCTTGCTTTCAATAACCCTGTGATGATGCTTGTGATTTATGCCTGTATTATGGCAATCTGCTGGTTCGGAGCTAAGTTTATCGTTGTTGACAAGACCTTGCAGATAGGCGAGCTTACATCGCTGTTCAGCTATGTAATGGGTTCACTGATGTCGCTTATGATGCTCTCGATGATATTCGTTATGATTACAATGAGCGTTGCAAGTATGCGCCGTATAACCGAAGTTCTGCGTGAACAGCCAGATCTTGCCGAGCCTTTCGCTCCCGTGGAGTTAATGTCAAACGGCAGCATAGACTTTGATAATGTGCATTTCAGATACCATAAGACAAGCGAGGAGGAGGTCCTCACCGACATAAACCTGCACATAAAGTCAGGTGAAACTATCGGCATAATCGGCGGAACTGGCTGTGGAAAGACCAGTCTTGTAAATCTTATCAGCCGTCTTTATGATGTACAGCAGGGAAGTGTAAAGGTAGGCGGCGTTGATGTAAAGGACTACGATATGAAGTTCCTGCGTGATCAGGTATCGGTAGTACTTCAGAAGAACGTCCTGTTCTCAGGCACTATACTTGATAATCTGCGCTGGGGCAACGAAAACGCCACCGAGGAAGAATGTATCGAGGCTTGTAAGTGGGCTTGCGCAGATGAGTTCATCGAGCGTTTCCCCGATAAGTACAATACGGTTATTGAGCGTGGCGGTACTAACGTATCCGGCGGTCAGAAACAGCGTATATGTATAGCAAGAGCACTTCTCAAAAAGCCTGCCGTGCTTATCCTTGACGATTCCACAAGCGCAGTGGATACGGCTACAGACGCAAAGATAAGAGCGGCATTCCAAAAGTGCATACCCGGTACAACCAAGATAATTATTGCACAGCGTGTATCAAGCGTTCAGGATGCAGATCGCATAGTCGTTCTTGACGACGGCAGAATAAACGGTGTAGGAACGCACGATGAGCTTGTTGCCAATAATGAGATATACAGAGATATATACGAATCTCAGACAAAGGATGGCGGCGACTTTGACCGCCCCCGGAATTAA
- a CDS encoding ABC transporter ATP-binding protein/permease, which produces MDKRKMGPRPDVSPKEQVKLLGRIIKYTFSHYKFSCICVVVCILVQAVTTLVGMLFIQSLIDDYIKPMIAAKSTDFTPLAFAMLRLAIVYVVGLAASYAYNRIMVNVGQGTLRNFRNDLFTNMEKLPIKYFDTHQHGDIMSVYTNDIDTFRQFICQSIPQVINCGTTVIISLVSMLIMSIPMTILAVGMAAVMLVVTKKIAAKSGKYFGKQQHDLGEVDGFIEEMLDGQKVVKVFCHEQEAIDDFVKINDNLRNSAYKANKYANILMPINANIGNISYVLCALLGAVLATNGFGGLTLGTIVSFCTLNKNFTNPISQLSQQMTFVIMASAGAKRLFDLMDQKPEHDDGYVELVNAEIDENGNITEVDHRTGKWAWKHPHKADGTVSYKRQEGGIVFDGVDFGYTDEKMVLHDIKLYAKPGQKIAFVGSTGAGKTTITNLINRFYDIQDGKIRYDEININKIKKPELRKSLGIVLQETNLFTGTVMDNIRYGKLDATDEECIAAAKLANADSFIRRLPDGYQTMLTGDGANLSQGQRQLLSIARAAVADPPVLILDEATSSIDTRTEKLVQAGMDALMHGRTTFVIAHRLSTVRNSDCIMVLEQGRIIERGTHDELIEKKGKYYSLYTGNFSEETA; this is translated from the coding sequence ATGGATAAAAGAAAAATGGGACCCCGTCCCGATGTTTCACCGAAGGAACAGGTAAAACTGCTCGGCAGAATTATTAAATACACATTCAGTCACTATAAATTCTCGTGTATCTGCGTTGTTGTATGTATTCTTGTGCAGGCGGTCACAACGCTTGTCGGAATGCTTTTTATACAGTCGCTTATCGACGATTATATCAAGCCTATGATTGCAGCCAAAAGCACAGACTTCACACCTCTTGCGTTTGCAATGCTCAGACTTGCGATTGTTTACGTTGTCGGTCTTGCGGCATCTTATGCGTATAACAGGATAATGGTAAACGTAGGACAAGGTACGCTCAGAAACTTCCGTAACGACCTTTTCACCAATATGGAAAAGCTCCCGATAAAGTATTTTGACACACACCAGCACGGCGATATAATGTCGGTTTATACAAATGATATTGATACATTCAGACAGTTTATCTGTCAGAGTATACCTCAGGTGATAAACTGCGGTACTACAGTTATAATCTCACTTGTTTCTATGCTTATTATGAGTATACCGATGACGATACTTGCCGTAGGTATGGCGGCTGTGATGCTTGTTGTAACAAAGAAGATCGCCGCAAAATCAGGTAAATATTTCGGTAAACAGCAGCACGATCTGGGCGAGGTTGATGGCTTTATAGAAGAAATGCTTGACGGTCAGAAGGTAGTAAAGGTGTTCTGTCACGAGCAGGAGGCAATAGACGATTTTGTAAAGATAAACGATAACCTAAGAAATAGTGCATATAAGGCAAACAAGTATGCGAATATCCTGATGCCGATAAACGCCAATATAGGCAACATCAGTTATGTTTTATGTGCGTTGCTCGGCGCAGTGCTTGCAACAAACGGCTTCGGCGGTCTTACTCTCGGTACTATTGTTTCATTCTGTACTCTCAACAAGAATTTCACAAACCCGATTTCACAGCTAAGCCAGCAGATGACGTTCGTGATAATGGCTTCAGCAGGTGCAAAGCGTCTGTTTGATCTTATGGATCAGAAGCCTGAACACGATGACGGTTATGTTGAGCTTGTCAATGCCGAAATTGATGAAAACGGCAATATTACGGAGGTCGATCACCGCACAGGCAAATGGGCGTGGAAGCATCCTCATAAGGCTGACGGTACGGTTTCGTATAAAAGGCAGGAGGGCGGTATCGTCTTTGACGGTGTAGATTTTGGCTACACTGACGAAAAAATGGTGCTTCATGACATAAAGCTATATGCAAAGCCCGGTCAGAAGATTGCATTTGTAGGCTCGACCGGTGCAGGAAAAACTACCATAACCAATCTTATTAACCGTTTCTACGATATTCAGGACGGTAAGATAAGATATGACGAGATCAATATTAATAAGATAAAGAAGCCAGAACTGCGTAAGTCGCTCGGCATCGTTTTACAGGAAACCAATCTGTTCACAGGTACGGTAATGGATAATATCAGATACGGCAAGCTGGACGCAACGGATGAAGAATGTATAGCCGCCGCAAAGCTTGCTAATGCCGACAGCTTTATAAGAAGACTCCCCGACGGTTATCAGACTATGCTTACAGGCGACGGCGCTAATTTAAGTCAGGGTCAGCGTCAGCTGTTATCTATAGCAAGAGCGGCGGTCGCAGATCCGCCTGTACTGATTCTTGATGAGGCTACCTCGTCAATAGATACCCGTACCGAAAAGCTCGTGCAGGCGGGAATGGACGCACTTATGCACGGCAGAACAACGTTCGTTATCGCTCACAGGCTTTCAACCGTGCGCAACTCCGATTGTATTATGGTGCTTGAGCAGGGCAGAATTATCGAGCGTGGCACGCATGACGAACTTATAGAAAAGAAGGGCAAGTATTACAGCCTGTACACCGGTAACTTCTCGGAAGAAACCGCCTGA
- a CDS encoding type II toxin-antitoxin system Phd/YefM family antitoxin encodes MTVNTKTMVSITEANQNFSKVARLVDENGSAVILKNNVPRYIVMEFSEAEKLQTASDEDVMSVSKKLIEKNIRAYKELAK; translated from the coding sequence ATGACCGTAAACACTAAAACGATGGTTTCGATTACTGAAGCAAATCAGAATTTTTCAAAAGTCGCCCGTCTCGTTGATGAAAACGGCTCTGCCGTGATACTGAAAAATAACGTTCCTCGTTATATAGTAATGGAGTTTTCTGAAGCAGAAAAGTTGCAAACGGCATCAGATGAAGATGTAATGAGCGTTTCCAAAAAGCTGATAGAAAAGAATATCCGGGCATACAAGGAGCTTGCAAAATGA
- a CDS encoding Fic family protein: protein MIKLTKEQVVSIHSSLIKASGGTDGVRDDGLLESALESPFQMKNYPYG from the coding sequence ATGATAAAACTTACAAAAGAACAGGTTGTATCAATACACAGTTCTTTGATTAAAGCAAGCGGAGGAACTGATGGAGTGCGGGATGATGGTTTGCTCGAATCAGCTCTTGAATCACCGTTTCAAATGAAGAATTATCCGTATGGCTGA
- a CDS encoding glycoside hydrolase family 26 protein yields the protein MSDKLYTSSNPNAQQGVRNVLKYLSDITYEKIITGQHTQTMAQEELHLIEKVTGKQPALLGFELLSYSPNINYSDTDDECMTEVMENYGTLKRVWEWAEKKGLITMCWHWFSPLYGRSKSFFSENTDFDASKAVIDGTPENKALLSDMDTMAGILRPFCEKGVPILWRPFHEGDGDWFWWGKKGADTVKKLFRLMHDRYTDKFHLDNLIWVWNSQVPECYPGDGVVDIISRDMYPPEHEHTSQSEMYYNLCEITSEKKITIIGETGTLPSPEAVVSEKVGWSSYMTWSKPFCLTEKFNTFEQLKKVYNSEYAVTKDTLPDLY from the coding sequence ATGAGCGATAAATTATATACCTCTTCAAACCCGAATGCACAGCAGGGTGTACGCAATGTGCTTAAATATCTGTCCGATATAACCTACGAAAAAATCATAACCGGACAGCATACGCAGACTATGGCACAGGAAGAGCTTCATCTTATAGAAAAGGTCACAGGAAAACAGCCTGCACTTCTCGGTTTTGAACTGCTTTCATATTCACCGAATATCAACTATTCCGATACGGACGATGAATGTATGACAGAGGTCATGGAGAATTACGGCACTCTTAAAAGAGTGTGGGAGTGGGCAGAGAAAAAGGGACTTATCACTATGTGCTGGCACTGGTTTTCTCCGCTTTACGGCAGGTCAAAATCGTTTTTCAGCGAAAATACCGACTTTGACGCAAGCAAGGCTGTGATTGACGGTACACCCGAAAATAAAGCTCTGCTTTCCGATATGGATACAATGGCAGGAATACTCCGACCCTTCTGCGAAAAGGGAGTGCCGATTCTGTGGCGACCCTTTCACGAGGGCGACGGCGATTGGTTCTGGTGGGGCAAAAAAGGAGCGGATACCGTTAAAAAGCTGTTCCGCCTTATGCACGACAGATACACTGACAAGTTTCATCTTGACAATCTTATATGGGTATGGAACTCGCAGGTTCCTGAGTGCTACCCCGGTGATGGTGTCGTGGATATCATATCAAGGGATATGTATCCGCCTGAACACGAGCATACCTCGCAGAGCGAAATGTACTATAACCTGTGTGAGATAACGTCTGAAAAGAAAATAACGATAATCGGTGAAACAGGTACATTGCCGAGTCCCGAAGCGGTAGTATCCGAAAAAGTCGGCTGGTCGTCCTATATGACGTGGTCAAAACCGTTCTGCCTTACCGAAAAGTTCAATACCTTCGAACAGCTTAAAAAGGTGTATAACAGCGAATATGCCGTAACTAAGGACACGCTTCCCGATTTGTATTGA